In one Nicotiana tomentosiformis chromosome 6, ASM39032v3, whole genome shotgun sequence genomic region, the following are encoded:
- the LOC104093447 gene encoding L-ascorbate peroxidase 1, cytosolic: MTKCYPTVSEEYVKAVDKAKRKLRGLIAEKNCAPLMLRLAWHSAGTYDVCSKTGGPFGTMRFKAELSHGANNGVDIAIRLLEPIKEQFPTLSYADFYQLAGVVAVEVTGGPDVPFHPGREDKTEPPLEGRLPDATKGSDHLRDVFVKQMGLSDKDIVALSGGHTLGRCHKERSGFEGPWTANPLIFDNSYFRELLSGEKEGLLQLPSDKALLSDPVFRPLVEKYAADEDAFFADYAEAHMKLSELGFAEA, translated from the exons ATGACGAAATGCTACCCCACAGTGAGTGAGGAGTACGTTAAGGCTGTTGATAAAGCCAAAAGGAAGCTCAGAGGACTCATTGCCGAGAAGAATTGTGCTCCTCTTATGCTCCGTTTAGC TTGGCACTCTGCTGGTACCTATGATGTATGCTCCAAAACTGGAGGTCCATTTGGTACCATGAGGTTCAAGGCTGAGCTAAGCCATGGCGCCAATAATGGTGTTGACATTGCCATCAGGCTATTGGAACCCATCAAGGAGCAGTTCCCTACTCTCTCTTATGCTGATTTCTATCAG TTGGCTGGAGTGGTTGCTGTTGAAGTTACTGGAGGACCTGATGTGCCCTTCCACCCTGGTAGAGAG GACAAGACAGAGCCACCTCTTGAAGGTCGCCTGCCTGATGCCACCAAGG GTTCTGACCATCTGAGGGATGTGTTTGTTAAGCAAATGGGTCTTTCTGACAAGGACATTGTCGCACTCTCTGGTGGCCATACCCTG GGGAGGTGCCACAAGGAACGTTCAGGTTTTGAGGGACCATGGACTGCTAATCCACTTATTTTCGACAACTCCTACTTCAG GGAACTTTTGAGCGGGGAAAAGGAGGGGCTTTTACAGTTGCCATCAGACAAGGCTCTCCTCAGTGATCCTGTCTTCCGCCCATTGGTTGAGAAATATGCAGCG GATGAAGATGCTTTCTTTGCCGACTATGCCGAGGCTCACATGAAACTCTCTGAATTGGG ATTTGCCGAGGCTTAA